The sequence AGGATGAAAAACAACTGAAAACTCAATTCAATTACAATAAACAAATATTTCTGAAACTTCGTACTTTATTTAAACCATCTGAATTATTAGTTTTAGGACCTGTTCCTGCACCGATTGAAAAATTGAAAGATAATTTCCGCTACCACATTTTATTGAAAGCATCATCTGTCTCAACCATGTCAAAAGCGATTATTTTTTTAAAGGAAAATCTGAAAATAAGTTCTGTAGTAAAACAGACGATCGATGTCGATCCTTCGTCTCTTTTATAAGATATTCATAAAGGTTATTCTGTAATAAATCTATAATTTCTCCCTAAATATTTTCACGATCCTTTCCGCTGTCTTTCCATCCCAATATTTTAGAATTTTTCCTTTTTTGGATTCACCTTTCAAGATCAATTCTGCTTCTTCGATGATCGATTCTGTTTTCAGTTTGACCAGTTTGTTCGTTCCTTCTATGATCGTGATCGGTCTTTCTGTATTTGGTCTCAAAGTCAAACAGGGAATACCAAAATATGTTGTTTCTTCCTGGATACCTCCTGAATCTGTGAGAATGAATTTCGCTTCCATCTGCAATTTCAGGAAATCATAATATCCAATCGGATCTAATAAAATTAAGTTTTCCATTTTTTTGACTTTTTCATCTAATCCAAATAAAGAAATCTGTTTTTTCGCTCTCGGATGAATAGGAAAAACCAATTTTATCGATTTTGATATTTCTTCAAAGGCATTCAAAATCGTGAGAAAACCATTTTTCTCATCAACATTTGAAGGACGGTGAAGTGTTATTAAAACAAATTTTCCGGATTCGAGATCAAAATCCCGCAGGATCGATGATTTGTTTGCTTTTTCTTTGAACATCACCAGAGAATCGATCATGATGTTCCCGACAAAAAATATCTTTTCTTTTGAAATTCCTTCATTAAGAAGATTCTGATCGCCATCCGGAGATGGAGTTAGCAGATAATCAGAGATCACATCTGTCATCAGACGATTAATTTCTTCCGGCATTCTTCTATCAAAACTGCGAAGTCCGGCTTCCAGATGAGCTACCGGAATATGTAGTTTAACCGCATCTAAAGCGCAAGCAACTGTGCTATTTACATCACCGGCAACAATAACCAGATCCGGTTTGTCTGCAAAAAGGACCTGTTCATATCTTTCGATAATGCGAGCAGTTTGCTCTCCATGCATTCCTGAACCAACTTCCAGGTATTCATCAGGAACAGGCATTTGCAGGTCATTAAAGAAAAATTTGCTCATTCTTTCATCATAATGTTGTCCTGTATGGATCAATTTAACTTCAAACTCATCAGGATATTTTCCGAATTCTTTATAAAGCGGAGCCATTTTCATAAAATTTGGTCTTGCTCCAACTACTAAATGGATTTTTTTCATTTTGTTTCCTTTTTTTTTATTCATGGATTTTTTTAGCCACGAATGAACACGAATTAGCACGAAGAATGAAATTTCGCAAATCCATCTTTTTGTTTGTTATTGTTCGTGGATTTTTCTCTGTGAGCTCTGCGCCTCTGTGGCAAAAATTCAACACTTGAATTATTCAATAATCCCGCCGCCTAAAAGTTGATCATCTTGATAAAAAACTGCTGATTGACCGGGAGTTATCGCTCTTATCGGAGTTTTCAGTTTTATCTGAATGTTCTCTTTATTTATTTGAACATCCTCGATTGGAAATGGTTTGCTATTGTATCTAACCTGGACTGAAAGGTTTGAGAAATTTTCCGGAAATTTACCTGAAATCCAGTTTACATTATTTACTGAAAAATTGTCGGATAGGAGGTCTTCAGGATTGTCGGTAACGATTACTCTATTATTTTTTGCATCTAATTTTCTCACAAAAAGTGCAGAATGCCAAGGAGTATTCAATCCTTTTCTTTGTCCGATCGTGTAAAGAGGAACACCTTTGTGTTTGCCGATTATTTCCCCATTTTCAAGGACAATATCACCTGTTTTTAATTCCAGTTGTTTTTTTAAAAAATCCTCGTAATGCCCTTTAATGAAGCAGTTTTCCTGACTGTCTTCTTTATCATGAACAGGTAATTTCATATATTCTGCTATTTTCCTGACTTCAAATTTTGTAAACTCGGAAAGAGGAAATAATGTTATTGAAAGTTGTTCCTGATCCAGACCCCAGAGCATATAGGATTGATCTCTTGATTTATCTTTTGCTTTGAAAATTCTATAAATTACGGTTTCCCTTTTTAGCGAAATATAATGTCCTGTAGCAATTTTATCAACTCCGAGTTCCATAGTTTTTTTTAGAAATTCTCCCCATTTTATGGTTGGATTACAAAGAGTGCAGGGATTTGGAGTTCTCCCCTTGGAATATTCTGAAATGAAGTTTTGGATAACTATTTTTTCAAAACTTTCTGATAATTCGATAGTATAATGTGAAATATTTAATTTTTTACATACTTTTTTTGCATCTGAAATAGCAGCATCTATTCCTTCATTCTTTGAAAAACCAAATTTTGAGTTTTCAAAATGATGCATAGTAACACCGAGAACATCATGTCCTTGTTTTAATAAAAGAGCAGCAGCAACAGAACTGTCAACTCCTCCGCTCATGGCAACTGCGATTTTCATTTATTTCCTTTAACAATGAATAACGATTAATAAAGTTAAAATTTATTCAGCAATATATATGTCAAATAATACATTTTAGAAAAATAAAAAAGACACAAGCCGGAGCTTGTGCCTTCATTTTTTGGTTCTAAAACCTTGTTAACAACTTGACACCAAAACCTGATTTCCAATAAAAGTCATGGTATGCATTATTAAAGAACCGGAGCAATGAAAAAATTTTAACA is a genomic window of Candidatus Cloacimonadota bacterium containing:
- a CDS encoding UDP-N-acetylglucosamine 2-epimerase (non-hydrolyzing), whose product is MKKIHLVVGARPNFMKMAPLYKEFGKYPDEFEVKLIHTGQHYDERMSKFFFNDLQMPVPDEYLEVGSGMHGEQTARIIERYEQVLFADKPDLVIVAGDVNSTVACALDAVKLHIPVAHLEAGLRSFDRRMPEEINRLMTDVISDYLLTPSPDGDQNLLNEGISKEKIFFVGNIMIDSLVMFKEKANKSSILRDFDLESGKFVLITLHRPSNVDEKNGFLTILNAFEEISKSIKLVFPIHPRAKKQISLFGLDEKVKKMENLILLDPIGYYDFLKLQMEAKFILTDSGGIQEETTYFGIPCLTLRPNTERPITIIEGTNKLVKLKTESIIEEAELILKGESKKGKILKYWDGKTAERIVKIFREKL